One genomic segment of Marinitoga piezophila KA3 includes these proteins:
- a CDS encoding class II aldolase/adducin family protein yields MKKEIIYAIEYLEKKGLIKGTWGNVSIRDGNRIYITPSGVPYDVLNVDDISVLDFETEKHIDGLKPSSEKALHLEIYKNFPEITAVVHTHSLYASIFSALRKPVPCYIEDQAQIIGGEIPVAEYKLPGTKDLAIEAVKKFKLGVYGILLANHGIVAIGRTLKEALIAAEITEKSANIAFNVELMGGGHKLSEEDIKWMRNLYIASYSKNL; encoded by the coding sequence TTGAAAAAAGAAATTATTTATGCAATTGAGTATCTGGAAAAAAAAGGGTTAATTAAAGGAACATGGGGAAATGTTAGTATTAGAGACGGAAACAGGATATATATTACTCCATCAGGTGTTCCATATGATGTTTTAAATGTGGATGATATATCTGTTCTTGATTTTGAAACAGAAAAACATATAGACGGTTTAAAACCATCAAGCGAAAAAGCTTTACATCTTGAAATCTATAAGAATTTTCCTGAAATAACAGCAGTAGTTCATACACACAGTCTTTATGCTTCAATTTTTTCAGCTTTGAGAAAACCTGTTCCATGTTATATTGAAGACCAGGCACAAATTATTGGCGGGGAAATACCAGTGGCTGAATATAAGCTTCCCGGAACAAAGGATCTTGCTATAGAAGCAGTTAAAAAGTTTAAGTTAGGAGTTTATGGAATTTTATTAGCAAATCACGGAATTGTGGCAATAGGAAGAACTTTAAAAGAAGCTTTAATAGCAGCTGAAATAACAGAAAAAAGCGCTAATATAGCTTTTAATGTTGAATTAATGGGCGGAGGACATAAATTATCAGAAGAAGATATTAAATGGATGAGAAATTTATACATTGCTTCTTATAGTAAGAACTTGTAA
- a CDS encoding pyridoxal phosphate-dependent aminotransferase, whose product MNFSQRVLNMQASPIRKLVPYAEEAKKAGKTVLHLNIGQPDLETPKAFFDYIENYKPEVIAYTHSAGLMELREAFSKYYNKHDIPFTPEEIIVTNGGSEAIVFALAAIADPGDEVIVIEPFYANYRGFAEMINVKLVPVRALPETGYAVPSTEEFEKALSSKTRGIIFSNPSNPTGAVYSEEELKRIVDFAKKHDLFIISDEVYREFTFDGTKHISTMAFEEYDRTIVVDSISKRYSACGARVGVFATKNKELYNQVMKMAQSRLCPPMTAQLGTIGLLEMDDSYIKEVYEEYDKRRLAVYEELSKIEGAVFKKPKGAFYVSVKLPIDDSEEFVKWMLTDFAIDNTTVMVAPLTGFYATEGSGKQEIRIAYVLESEKLKKATYILAEAVKAYNNR is encoded by the coding sequence ATGAATTTCTCACAAAGGGTTTTAAACATGCAGGCATCACCTATTAGAAAGCTTGTTCCATATGCAGAAGAAGCAAAAAAAGCTGGAAAAACTGTTTTGCATTTAAATATAGGACAACCAGATCTTGAAACTCCAAAAGCATTTTTTGATTACATTGAAAATTATAAACCTGAAGTTATTGCCTATACTCATTCAGCAGGATTAATGGAATTAAGGGAAGCATTTTCAAAATATTATAATAAGCATGACATTCCATTTACACCAGAAGAAATTATCGTTACTAATGGCGGAAGTGAAGCTATTGTATTTGCATTGGCTGCTATTGCTGATCCAGGAGATGAAGTAATTGTAATTGAACCATTTTATGCAAATTACAGAGGATTTGCCGAAATGATTAACGTAAAACTCGTTCCTGTAAGAGCTTTACCTGAAACAGGATATGCAGTTCCTTCCACAGAAGAATTTGAAAAAGCTTTATCTTCAAAAACAAGAGGCATTATTTTCTCAAATCCTTCAAACCCAACAGGAGCTGTATACTCAGAAGAAGAATTAAAAAGAATTGTAGATTTTGCTAAAAAACACGATTTGTTTATTATTTCTGATGAAGTTTATAGGGAATTTACATTTGACGGAACAAAACATATTTCTACAATGGCCTTTGAAGAATACGATAGAACAATTGTTGTAGACAGTATTTCAAAAAGATATAGCGCATGTGGTGCAAGAGTAGGTGTTTTCGCTACCAAAAACAAAGAATTATACAACCAGGTAATGAAAATGGCTCAATCAAGGCTCTGTCCTCCAATGACAGCTCAATTAGGAACTATAGGACTTCTTGAAATGGATGATTCATACATAAAAGAAGTTTACGAAGAATATGATAAAAGGAGATTAGCTGTTTATGAAGAGTTGTCAAAAATAGAAGGTGCTGTATTTAAAAAACCAAAAGGTGCATTTTATGTTTCTGTAAAGTTACCTATTGACGATAGCGAAGAATTTGTAAAATGGATGCTTACAGATTTTGCTATTGACAATACTACTGTAATGGTTGCACCACTTACAGGTTTTTATGCTACAGAAGGTTCTGGAAAACAGGAAATAAGAATTGCTTATGTTCTTGAAAGTGAAAAATTGAAAAAGGCAACATATATACTCGCTGAAGCTGTTAAGGCTTACAATAATAGGTAG
- a CDS encoding ribonuclease HII, protein MDIEYLKKYGKIIGVDEAGRGPLAGPVVAAAIEVENENQLKILEEISNDSKKLSEKKREEIYEILIKNFNYSIEIATPEEIDIYNIFSATTLAIERNLKKYNLSNAYVIIDGKNFKLSIENYECIVKGDAKSKTIGAASILAKVYRDRLMVELDKQYPEYNMKKHKGYPTKEHIKLIEENGIKEFHRITFNPIKRMIIEKNVSINKKEFSTMRLMRIGVL, encoded by the coding sequence ATGGATATTGAGTATTTAAAAAAATATGGTAAAATAATAGGGGTTGATGAAGCTGGGCGAGGACCGCTGGCAGGACCTGTTGTTGCTGCTGCAATTGAAGTGGAAAATGAGAATCAACTTAAAATACTTGAAGAGATTTCAAATGATTCAAAAAAATTATCAGAAAAGAAAAGAGAAGAGATTTATGAAATATTAATAAAAAACTTTAATTATTCAATAGAAATTGCTACACCTGAAGAAATAGATATTTATAACATATTTTCAGCAACGACACTGGCAATTGAAAGGAATTTAAAAAAATATAATCTTTCAAATGCTTATGTTATAATAGATGGCAAGAATTTCAAATTAAGTATTGAAAATTATGAATGTATTGTTAAAGGAGATGCAAAGTCTAAAACAATAGGAGCTGCTTCAATACTTGCCAAGGTTTATAGGGATAGATTAATGGTAGAACTTGATAAACAATATCCGGAGTATAACATGAAAAAACATAAAGGATATCCAACAAAAGAACATATAAAACTAATAGAAGAAAATGGAATAAAAGAATTTCATAGAATAACCTTTAATCCAATAAAAAGAATGATTATTGAAAAAAACGTTTCAATTAATAAAAAAGAATTTTCCACCATGCGTTTAATGAGAATAGGAGTACTTTAA
- a CDS encoding MazG family protein — translation MKGDNMRDKAREKFEQLLEIMEELRSEHGCPWDRKQTHESLKPYMIEEAYEVVHAIDENNMDELIEELGDVMLQVVFHSQIARENNEFTIVDVLERINSKMIRRHPHVFKNEGEYSYEQWEKIKAKEKGKKQYSKIGEINKGLPPLMNLRRLIENSFAVDYDPYKEKNIFELLKRDLESLENEGNENNEIELLTHLIYYFVKKERNIDSLLSKAAKEYFEKYKKFENGEDKE, via the coding sequence ATGAAAGGGGATAATATGAGGGATAAAGCCAGAGAAAAGTTTGAACAATTGCTTGAAATAATGGAAGAGTTACGTTCTGAACATGGTTGTCCGTGGGATAGAAAACAGACTCACGAAAGCTTAAAACCATATATGATTGAAGAAGCATATGAAGTGGTGCATGCAATAGACGAAAATAATATGGATGAATTAATTGAAGAATTAGGAGATGTAATGTTGCAGGTTGTATTTCATTCACAAATTGCAAGAGAAAATAATGAATTTACAATTGTTGATGTGCTTGAAAGAATTAATTCAAAAATGATACGTCGTCATCCACATGTTTTTAAAAATGAAGGGGAATATTCATATGAACAATGGGAAAAAATAAAGGCTAAAGAAAAAGGGAAAAAGCAATATTCAAAAATAGGTGAGATAAATAAAGGACTTCCACCATTAATGAATTTAAGAAGATTAATAGAAAATTCATTTGCAGTGGATTATGACCCATATAAAGAAAAAAATATATTTGAATTATTAAAGAGAGATTTGGAAAGTCTTGAAAATGAAGGTAACGAAAATAATGAAATAGAATTATTAACGCATTTAATCTATTATTTTGTAAAAAAAGAAAGAAATATAGATTCACTGTTATCAAAGGCTGCAAAGGAATATTTTGAAAAATATAAGAAATTTGAAAACGGGGAGGATAAGGAATGA
- a CDS encoding peptidyl-prolyl cis-trans isomerase, with the protein MKKGLLILMMIVFAIVSVFGVVSYQELEDKTIVKINGEAVNYDYFQSQAKTLELLRGINNLNGEFYKVLVGSKEGNQTIQKYEKMKLDKLSGEILFIQFTEKEKGINLEKEELFNSISNDINNVFKSSGLSEDKIKLYLLSKGFENKEQYIYSIYHEKLYKKAISAIYQYLLENVEVSDEEIKAEYEANKDSYYSPQRATLDLILFKTSEEASLVYQKIIDGYYTYDDVYKTKLESSEATSLTISLEDNTNDLVNQIKSSFPGAILKPMKYSGSIYSLIKIEKKYPKRSLTIDEAKERIINKLKDEKAKKLFDKLVAEEFEKFKSNSTVIINSKYFKGDESNGKNN; encoded by the coding sequence ATGAAAAAAGGTTTGTTGATTTTGATGATGATTGTATTTGCTATTGTATCTGTTTTTGGTGTAGTTAGTTATCAGGAATTAGAGGATAAAACCATTGTGAAAATCAATGGTGAAGCTGTAAATTACGATTATTTCCAATCACAGGCAAAGACGCTTGAATTATTAAGAGGAATAAACAATTTAAATGGTGAATTTTACAAAGTGCTCGTTGGAAGCAAAGAAGGAAACCAAACAATTCAAAAATATGAAAAAATGAAATTGGATAAATTAAGTGGTGAAATATTATTTATTCAATTTACAGAAAAAGAAAAAGGGATAAATCTTGAAAAAGAAGAACTTTTTAATAGCATTTCAAATGATATAAATAATGTATTTAAAAGTTCAGGATTGTCAGAAGATAAAATAAAGCTTTATTTATTATCAAAGGGTTTCGAAAATAAAGAGCAATATATTTATAGTATATATCATGAAAAGTTATATAAAAAAGCAATATCAGCGATTTATCAATATCTTCTTGAAAATGTAGAAGTATCAGATGAGGAAATAAAAGCGGAGTATGAAGCTAATAAAGATTCATATTATAGTCCTCAACGAGCAACATTGGATTTGATTCTTTTTAAAACAAGCGAAGAGGCTTCTCTTGTATATCAGAAAATAATAGATGGGTATTATACATATGATGATGTATATAAAACAAAATTGGAAAGTTCAGAAGCAACGTCTTTGACTATTTCTCTTGAAGATAATACAAATGATCTGGTTAATCAAATAAAATCTTCCTTTCCAGGCGCAATATTAAAACCAATGAAATACAGTGGCTCTATTTATTCTCTTATAAAGATTGAAAAGAAATATCCTAAAAGATCTTTAACTATTGATGAGGCAAAGGAAAGAATAATAAACAAATTAAAAGATGAAAAAGCAAAGAAATTATTTGATAAATTGGTCGCTGAAGAATTTGAAAAATTTAAATCAAATTCAACGGTAATAATTAATTCAAAATATTTCAAAGGAGATGAAAGCAATGGCAAAAATAACTAA
- a CDS encoding metal-sulfur cluster assembly factor, with amino-acid sequence MAKITKEDVMNALKNVYDMEIGFDVVSLGLIYDVNVDEENNVHVLMTLTTPMCPLAGMITEDAKNKVGSIEGVKSVKVELTFDPPWDPSKASDEVRTILGI; translated from the coding sequence ATGGCAAAAATAACTAAAGAAGATGTAATGAATGCTTTAAAAAATGTATATGATATGGAAATAGGTTTTGATGTAGTCTCATTAGGGCTTATATATGACGTAAATGTTGATGAGGAAAATAACGTTCATGTATTAATGACATTAACAACACCAATGTGTCCTCTCGCAGGGATGATTACAGAAGATGCGAAAAATAAAGTTGGATCAATTGAAGGTGTAAAAAGCGTAAAAGTAGAATTAACCTTTGATCCTCCATGGGATCCTTCAAAAGCTTCAGATGAAGTAAGAACAATACTTGGAATATGA